A section of the Tachysurus fulvidraco isolate hzauxx_2018 chromosome 7, HZAU_PFXX_2.0, whole genome shotgun sequence genome encodes:
- the LOC125145215 gene encoding salivary glue protein Sgs-3-like → MKQLYTVPFERNSERVEELRRQYVQTELKANQDSHEFIYIDEAGFNLSKRRRRGRNIIGKRATVYVPGQRGASITMCARPDVPLYKTRCPTTQDPMSHYTRPDVPTTQDPMSQLHKTRCPNYTRPDVPTTQDAMSHYTRPDVPLHKTRCPTTQDPMSHYTRPDVPTTQDPMSQLHKTRCPNYTRPDVPLHKTRCPTTQDPMSHYTRPDVPLHKTRCPTTQDPMSHFTRPDVPLHKTRCPTTQDPMLHFLLE, encoded by the exons ATGAAGCAGCTCTACACTGTTCCCTTTGAGAGGAACAGTGAGAGAGTCGAGGAGCTACGACGACAATATGTCCAG ACAGAATTGAAGGCCAACCAGGACTCTCATGAATTCATTTACATAGATGAGGCAGGATTCAATCTATCCAAAAGGCGTCGACGTGGACGAAATATAATTGGAAAAAGGGCCACAGTTTATGTGCCAGGACAGAGAGGGGCAAGCATTACCATGTGTGCAAGACCCGATGTCCCACTGTACAAGACCCGATGTCCCACTACACAAGACCCGATGTCCCACTACACAAGACCCGATGTCCCAACTACACAAGACCCGATGTCCCAACTACACAAGACCCGATGTCCCAACTACACAAGACCCGATGTCCCAACTACACAAGACGCGATGTCCCACTACACAAGACCCGATGTCCCACTACACAAGACCCGATGTCCCACTACACAAGACCCGATGTCCCACTACACAAGACCCGATGTCCCAACTACACAAGACCCGATGTCCCAACTACACAAGACCCGATGTCCCAACTACACAAGACCCGATGTCCCACTTCACAAGACGCGATGTCCCACTACACAAGACCCGATGTCCCACTACACAAGACCCGATGTCCCACTACACAAGACCCGATGTCCCACTACACAAGACCCGATGTCCCACTTCACAAGACCCGATGTCCCACTACACAAGACCCGATGTCCCACTACACAAGACCCGATGCTCCATTTCTTATTAGAATAG